The following coding sequences are from one Microtus pennsylvanicus isolate mMicPen1 chromosome 1, mMicPen1.hap1, whole genome shotgun sequence window:
- the Cd177 gene encoding LOW QUALITY PROTEIN: CD177 antigen (The sequence of the model RefSeq protein was modified relative to this genomic sequence to represent the inferred CDS: inserted 1 base in 1 codon) has translation MNLMPVLTLLGVTTLLPGVPALRCQSGKIEAVRNASELPLKWNTGKETCEVGDGCQELVMLLENGPQINLLISKGCVKIEDQEPQVTWLRTGPGLSIVSYIRVCRHSDFCNDVSSTKVLGDLPTPTVPGTLNCPLCLSEDGCENAPMQVCPTGSTHCYNGVLRLRGDNIITNLKVQGCMPQPDCNLLNGTKTIGTLDMSEKCGLQLGPQALDCNSVALDTIRNVSELHLSWTTGWKICEAGQGCLETLMLIQNGQEFHMVLSKGCTSAANTEAQITRHRTGPGISIITYVHVCRHRDFCNDLSTTENLWTPPPDTVPGTLSCPHCLSTRGCEHAPEQVCPAGSTHCYSGVLRLRGGGITTNLRVQGCMPESGCNLFDGTRVIGPIRLSENCGPQSGAQALECRSGQVDALRKVSSLPLDWTTGWETCKIGEGCQETVLLIVNGPNVNLVFTKGCTADEDHKPRITRHRTGPGVSIISYTHVCRHWDFCNDLSSTHPLWIPPPVTGPGSLRCPLCLSKDGCPKNAPEQVCPAGSLHCYNGVLSLKGGGLISDLKVQGCMSQPGCDLLNGTKTIGPIDVHEDCGPQLAEEALKCQYGGLEITRNVSQPPFQWTAGQTTCGVGEGCQDTLMMIENGEMVRWILTKGCTTAENQEAKVTEHRKGPGLSVTSYTRVCRLGDLCNYLSTTAPLWALPSVTAPGTLRCPLCLSEDGCENAPMQVCPAGSTHCYNGDVRLRGGEIISNLRVQGCISQPDCNLLNGTQTVGPMVVREDCSPQLDSLTCYEGVMFNLGTGFAKEAVEWSDLSTKVCEPKELCQETLLLIDVGPRTLLLWSKGCSGRGAEDNNGISIYSQPPGMLVASYTRFCSSNLCNEASSSSVLLNSLPRPNVPPPGDLQCPVCVEMFASCFQSTNFVTCPQGTTRCYKGDLVLQGGGVSSTLSLQGCMSSPDKSLLGGSRTIGIFSTEELSEDEEKNDQKPLGGGASASSLAWVVGLXALLSPLFVGLCPLC, from the exons ATGAACCTTATGCCAGTGCTGACCCTCCTGGGTGTCACGACTCTGCTACCCG GTGTACCAGCTCTGAGATGCCAAAGCGGCAAAATAGAGGCTGTGCGCAATGCCTCAGAGCTGCCCCTTAAGTGGAACACCGGCAAGGAAACTTGTGAGGTTGGTGACGGTTGCCAAGAACTGGTGATGCTTCTGGAGAATG GACCCCAAATAAACTTGTTGATCAGCAAGGGCTGTGTTAAGATTGAGGACCAAGAGCCCCAGGTTACCTGGCTCAGGACCGGTCCTGGACTCTCTATCGTCTCCTACATCCGTGTGTGTCGCCATAGTGACTTCTGCAATGATGTGTCCAGCACTAAAGTTCTTGGAGACCTACCCACACCCACAG TTCCAGGGACCCTGAACTGCCCACTCTGCCTTTCCGAAGATGGTTGTGAGAATGCACCCATGCAGGTCTGCCCCACAGGCAGCACACACTGCTACAACGGAGTCCTCAGGCTCAGGGGAG ACAACATAATTACCAATCTGAAGGTGCAGGGCTGCATGCCCCAGCCAGACTGCAACCTGCTCAACGGCACCAAGACCATCGGGACCTTGGATATGAGTGAAAAGTGTGGTCTTCAGTTGG GTCCACAGGCTCTGGACTGCAACAGTGTGGCCTTAGACACTATACGGAATGTATCAGAGCTGCACCTGAGCTGGACAACTGGCTGGAAAATCTGTGAGGCGGGCCAGGGGTGCCTTGAAACATTGATGCTAATACAGAATG GGCAAGAATTTCACATGGTTCTCAGTAAGGGATGTACTAGTGCTGCAAACACAGAGGCTCAAATCACCAGGCACAGAACAGGCCCTGGAATCTCTATCATCACGTATGTCCATGTGTGCCGCCACAGGGACTTCTGTAACGACCTGTCTACTACTGAAAATCTTTGGACTCCACCCCCTGACACAG TCCCAGGGACCCTGAGCTGCCCACACTGCCTGTCAACACGTGGCTGTGAACACGCACCTGAGCAGGTCTGCCCTGCAGGCAGCACACACTGCTACAGTGGAGTCCTCAGACTCAGGGGAG GGGGCATAACCACCAATCTGAGGGTGCAGGGCTGCATGCCAGAGTCAGGCTGCAACCTGTTTGATGGCACCAGGGTCATTGGACCCATAAGACTGAGTGAGAATTGCGGGCCCCAGTCAG GCGCTCAGGCCCTAGAATGCAGGAGTGGGCAAGTAGACGCCCTAAGGAAAGTGTCATCGCTGCCCCTGGACTGGACAACCGGCTGGGAGACCTGTAAAATCGGCGAGGGGTGCCAGGAAACAGTCTTACTCATAGTGAATG gaCCCAATGTGAACTTGGTGTTCACCAAAGGCTGCACAGCAGACGAAGACCACAAGCCCCGAATCACCCGGCACAGAACAGGCCCCGGAGTCTCCATTATCTCTTATACCCACGTGTGCCGCCACTGGGACTTCTGCAATGACCTGTCCTCCACCCATCCTCTCTGGATCCCACCACCTGTCACAG GTCCGGGGTCCCTGCGTTGCCCATTGTGCCTTTCCAAAGATGGCTGTCCAAAGAATGCCCCGGAACAGGTCTGCCCTGCAGGCAGCTTGCACTGCTACAATGGAGTCCTCAGCCTCAAGGGAG GAGGGCTCATCTCCGATCTGAAGGTGCAGGGCTGCATGTCCCAGCCAGGCTGTGACCTGCTCAACGGCACCAAGACAATTGGACCCATAGATGTGCATGAGGACTGCGGTCCTCAGTTAG CTGAAGAGGCTCTGAAATGCCAGTATGGAGGATTGGAGATCACAAGGAATGTATCACAGCCGCCTTTCCAGTGGACAGCTGGCCAGACAACCTGTGGTGTGGGTGAAGGCTGCCAAGACACGTTGATGATGATAGAGAATG GAGAGATGGTGAGGTGGATTCTCACAAAAGGCTGCACAACAGCTGAGAACCAAGAGGCCAAAGTCACGGAGCACAGGAAGGGCCCAGGGCTGTCTGTCACCTCCTACACCCGAGTGTGCCGCCTAGGAGACCTCTGCAATTACCTGTCTACCACAGCCCCTCTTTGGGCTCTACCCTCTGTGACAG CCCCAGGGACCCTGCGCTGCCCACTCTGCCTTTCTGAAGATGGTTGTGAGAACGCACCCATGCAGGTCTGTCCCGCAGGCAGCACACACTGCTACAATGGAGACGTCAGGCTCAGGGGAG GGGAGATCATCTCCAACCTGAGGGTGCAGGGTTGCATATCCCAGCCAGACTGCAACCTGCTCAATGGCACCCAGACAGTTGGACCCATGGTTGTACGTGAGGACTGCAGTCCTCAGCTAGACAG TCTGACATGTTACGAGGGGGTCATGTTTAATCTTGGCACTGGCTTTGCTAAGGAAGCTGTCGAGTGGTCTGATCTGTCGACCAAAGTGTGTGAACCTAAGGAGTTATGTCAGGAGACGCTTCTCCTCATAGACGTAG GACCAAGGACACTCCTCCTATGGAGCAAAGGTTGCTCCGGCCGTGGGGCAGAGGACAACAATGGTATCTCCATATACTCCCAGCCCCCTGGAATGCTGGTAGCTTCCTACACACGCTTCTGTTCCTCCAACCTGTGCAAtgaagccagcagcagcagcgtcCTGCTGAACTCCCTCCCTCGTCCAA ATGTCCCTCCCCCTGGAGACCTGCAGTGTCCGGTGTGTGTAGAGATGTTTGCATCCTGCTTCCAGAGCACCAACTTTGTCACCTGCCCTCAGGGGACCACTCGCTGTTATAAAGGGGACCTTGTGCTCCAGGGAG gtggagtgtcttccACACTGAGCCTTCAGGGATGCATGTCTTCACCTGACAAAAGCTTACTGGGTGGCTCTAGAACAATCGGGATCTTCTCCACAGAAGAACTCTCTGAGGATGAAGAGAAAAATGATCAAAAGCCTCTGGGTGGAGGAGCCTCAGCCTCTTCCCTGGCTTGGGTGGTAGGGC GGGCTCTTCTTAGCCCTTTGTTTGTAGGGCTTTGTCCTCTCTGCTGA